GGGACTCGATGCGGTCGTCCCGTCCGACATCGTCGTGCGCGCGTTGCGCGGAGATCTCGTGGTCGTGCCGGCCGTGCTCCACGGCCGGCTGGTCGAACGACGGCCGGCGACGGTCGACCTCGCCGCGCGATGGCGTGCCGACGGCGGGGTCGAGGCCGGGCTCCGGGTGGTCCTCGACGATCGCCCCACGTGGGCGTCGCCGTGGGTCGCCGCGGCCGACAGTGCCACGGCGGCCGTCTTCGAGAGATTGCTCGCCACCTGGCCCGCCGACTCCGTCGCCTACGAGATCGCACTCGACCTCCGGGGTCGCCTGGACGAGGCCGGCGTCCAGCTCGATCGAGCCCGGGTCGAGGGATCACTGCCCGGTCCGGCCGAGCTCGTGGTCGGGCTGCCCGCCCCCACGTGGTCGCGTTCGGAGCTGCGGCTGGTGGCGCGTCCCCGGGGTGACGACGCCGTGGACCTCGTCCTCGACCTCGGCTCGACGGCCTGGATCGATCGGGGCCGGGTGGTCGCTCTCGTCCGTGACACGGGAGCCGTGAGCGCGGACACCCTCGACCTGCGGTTGCCGGGCCTGAGCGTGCGTGGCGACGGTCGCTGGTCGCCGGAGTCGATCGACGTCGACCTGGAGGTGCGGGCGGCGACCTCCGAACTCGAGGCCCTCGTGCCGTCGCCGCCGTGGGGAGAGGTCGACGCGGAGGTGCGGGCCGATCTGCAGGTCGCGGGTGCGCTGCCCCTGCCTCGGGGCGAGTTGCGGATCGACGGCCGTGCTTCGGCACCGTTCGCCGAGGTCCCGGACCTCCGCCTGCGAGCCGAGCACGACGGCGATTCCGTGCGCGCTTCGCTCGACCTACCCGAGGGATTCACGCTCGAGGGCGATCGTTTCGCGACCCCCGTCCGGGTCGGTGCCCGCGGCCGGCTCGATCTACCGGAGTGGAGCGTTCGTCTGACCGGGACCGGACCCGGACTGGACCTCGACCTGCGGGCCGCGGCCGACAGCACGATCGCCGGGGAAGGGTCGCTGGTCGTCGACGCGGGCCCACTGCGCGACGCGCTTCCCATGGCTCTGGCCGAACCCCTGGCCACGAGCACTCTGCAGCGGGCGACCCTGGACCTCGACGCCGAACTCGATCCCGACGCCGAATCGGGTCGGGCCGGTGTCGGAGTCGATGTCCGGCTGGAAGAAGGAAGTCTCCTTCTCCGCGCCAGTGGAGACGCCGATCTCCGCGGTCGTGCCCGGGCGCAGGTCGACACCTTGCGCGTCCGCTGGCGCGACGAGACGATCGGCACGCGCCGTCCGATGCGCTTCGATCTCGACACCAGGGAGCCGCGGTACGTCCTCGAGGAGCTCGATCTGGACGGAAGCCTCGGAACGGTCCGTGGAGCGGCGCGAGTCGACTCGAGCGGAGCACAGGGAGACTTCGAGGTCGCCTTGAGCGTCGCGCGCGATCGCCTGCTCGAGTGGGCTCCCGACCTCGAGGAGATCGTGCCCCGGACCGACCGGCTCGGCACCACGCTCACCGTCGACCTGTCGGGCACCGCGGCAGATCCCCGCGCGACGATCGAAGGGGCGGCGCGTCTCGACTCCGACGACGACTCCCGCGACGTCACGCTGCGCTGGTCGACCTCCTACGGTGCCGACGGCGACGGTGCGGCGCGGCTCCGGGCCGGTCTGGAGCTGACCGGGGGTTCGACGACATGGGTGCAGGCCGATGCCGCCGTCCCCCTCGACCTGTCGCTCGATCCGTTCTCGTACGCCCTGCGTCCCGACGACACCTTCGACCTCGACGTCGAGACCCCGCGCCTCGATCTGCAACGCCTGACGGAGTTCGCGCGCGCGCCGGTCGACGTGCAGGGCGACCTGGCGATGGAAATGCACGCCCACGGGCCCCTCGACGCGCTCGACGTCGATGGCTTCGTCCGTTCCGAGAAAGCACGCGCCGAGTTCCCCGACGGCGGCTTCCTCCAGACCGCCACCTCGATCGTGCTCACCGGGACGCTGTTGCAGCCGACAGTGGAGGGCGAGGTCCGCGTCGACGGCGGACTGATCCTCCTGCCCGCGCCGCCGCCCGCGCTGCTGCCGGTCGAGGGCGAGTCGATGCTCTGGGCCGCCATCGAAGCCGACAGGACCGTGGCGGAACTCCGCGCGGACCGTCCGGTGAGCCCCATCGACACCCTGACCCTCCCGTTGCCCGACGTCGCCGTGTCGCTGAACGTTCCCGGAGGCCTGCGGCTGCGAGGTCATGGTCTGGACGTCGAGCTGCGCGGACGGGTCGATGCGCTGGTCGAGAACGGCACCCCGGGAATCGGTGGCAGCCTGGAGGTGTGGCGCGGTCGTTTGGACCTGCTCGGGCGTCGCTTCCAGGTCGAGACCGGCCGCGTGATCTTCGACCCCGATCAGGTGGAGCCGGATCCGCGGCTCGACATCCGGCTGGCCACGACGATCGAGGGCACCCGCTTCACCGTGGACGTCACCGGGACCGCGCTCGAGCCGCAACTACGGCTGGGCAGTGAACCCGAGATGCCCGAGGGCGACATCGTGGCCTCATTGCTGTTCGGGCGTCCGCTCGACGAACTCGACGAGGGCCAGTCCGAACTCCTCGCCCAGCGCACGCGTCAGATCGCGGCTGCCTACGGAGCGGCGGCGTTGTCCCAGCAGATCGGGCAGCGTCTCGGCGTCGACATCCTGTCGATCGAGCCCGCCGGCGACGGAGGCTCCGCGTCGCTGGTCGTGGGGCAGTACCTGAGTCCCGACGTGATCGTCCAGTACGAGCAGGTGCTCGAGGAGGGCGCGGCGGCCCTGATTCGCCTGGAATACGCGATGACGCGGTCCATCCGTCTGGAGACGGTCGCCAGTCAGGGTGAGGGGTCGGGCGTGCAGATCGAGTGGCGCAAGGACTACTGAGCGCGGGACACGGAGGATCCTGTTCCGTACACTCCTGCGACCCTCTTTCGAACGTGGAGCCTCGATGTCCTGGATCGAACGTGTTCCCGTGGACGAAGCCACGGGCCTGTTGCGGCGACTGTTCGACGCGTCGGTCAAGCGCGCCGGACGCGTGTGGAACGTCACGCACGTCATGAGCCTGAACCCGCCGGTGATGCGGGACTCGGTGCGGCTCTACGGCACGATCATGTTCGGCGAGTCGCCGCTGGGCCGCGGTCAGCGCGAGATGCTGGCCACCGTCGTGTCGTCCGAGGCCGGTTGCCGCTACTGACGCCGCGCGCACGCGCACGACCTCCGGGACGAGGTCGCCACGATCTTCGACGACGACGAACGCGCCGACCGGTGGGTCGACCACGTAGCGCGCGACTGGTCGACGGCGCCCCTGCGCGACGTCGACCGGGCGCTCTGCCGCTTCGCCGTACGTCTCACCCATCACCAAGCAGCCGTGAACGAGGACGATCTCGCGCCCCTGCGCGCCCATGGCCTCGACGACACGGCCGTTCACGACACGGTGCAGGTGGTCTCGCTGTTCAACTACTACAACCGGCTCGCGCACGGGCTCGGGGTAGAGGTCGAGCCGAGCGAGCTGGTCCGACCGTGGGGCGAGCAGGGCCTGGTCGACGGCGGGCCGCCGCCGGACCTGGGCGGCCCCACGACCACCGGTCACGTCAGCGCCGGCTGAGGTCGAGCGTCGACATCAAGCCGATCCGGAACTCCCGGCTCACCGGCAGGTCCTCGCCCGCCAGTGCGATCGAGGCCCCGACCTCGAGGGTCGTGCCCGGTGCTCCGAGGCGGTCCAGGCCGATGTGAAGCGCCGGTGCGTACGACCACAGGCGCCGCGTGGCGATCTCCTGGTCGATGCCGAAGTCGCGGCTGGTCCACGGAGACCCCTGCAGGCCGTCGAAGCGCGTGACCAGCGCCAGCCACGGGCGGAGCTGCCACCCCCATTCGGCGGCGAGCACCCATTCGTTGCCCGGGTCGAAGCCCAGTTCGTCGTTGGCGGCACGCCAGCGGTGGCCGAGCGTGGCCGAAAGCCACCCGTGGGGCCACAGCGACCAGCCGGCCTCGGCGCGCACGGTGAGGTCGTGCTGTCCTTCGCCGAGGGGCTGTGCGAAGACGCTGCGGGGCACGTCGGCGGTGGGGATCTTCCAGCGGAGCGACAACGAAGCCGCCGCACGATCCCCGTGGCGCGTTCCGATCGCCGTGCCCAGCACCACGTCCCCGAATCCGGTTCCGGGCTCGACCTCGTCGTTGTCGTTCTCGAAGACGGTGTGCAGGAAGGGAACGGTGGCCGTCACCTCGAGGTGATCGGTGACACCATAGGCTGCTTCCAGTGCGTAGCGCTGGAACTCGTACTCGCCGCCGGTGACGAAGTCGAAGGGGATGCGGTCGCCGGCTCGTACCGGACTCCCGTCGGGAAAGCGCTTGGTCTCGTCGAGCTGGTCGTTGGCGAACTTCTCGTCGGCGAAGCTCGTCGACGCGCCGACCTTCCACCACAGGTGTCCGGCCGGCTGCGTCCACGCCGAGGCGTGGGTCGTCGTCGGGACCAGGCAGACCAGGACCAGAAGGGACGCGACCGAGCGCGCGCTCAGGGTAGTCGGGTCCATTCGAGGTCCAGCTCGAACTCGGGATCCCCGGCGTGGACGATCTGCAGGAACGTGTCGGCCGAGTCGTACAGCACCCAGACCGGCAGCCCCCCGATCTCGTCGCGGAAGGCCGTACGATTCCCCATGGTCTCGCGCACCTCCGAGTGGACGTAGACTCGCGACACGTCGCCCACGTGCACACCCGTGACGAGCGCCTTGCCCGGGAACTGCGGATCGGGCGAGGGATCGGTGACCGAGAAGGTGTCACGATCGTCGCTGCGGTAGTCTCCGTAGGGATATCGCGTGTAGTCGCGCGAGAAACCCGTGCTCGAGGCGATGACCTTGGTGCCAGGGTGCATCTGCTGCCAGCGTTCCCAGGTGGTCTCGACGAAGGGAACCTCTTCGAGGATCTCGCCCCGGCGTTCACCGGTGACCGCTTCGCGGCGCATCTGCGAGAACAGGCTCGCGGTGTCGTGGTCGTAAAGCACCAGGTTGCTGTTGTAGAGGTTGCCCGACACGCCGAAGGCCGAGCGACTCGCCGAGAACACCAGGGCCGATCCGGTCAGCGGACAGAAGGAAACGCTGAGCGGTTGTCCTCCGAAGGTGTCGTTCACGATCTCGTGCCACCACAGCACGTTGTGCGGATAGGCGCGAGCCTCGGTCCCGTCGAAGAGGCCGATCACCATGTCTCCGGGGCGCAGGTAGGCCGCGTCGGACGAACCCGCGTCGGCGAAGCGGGGAGACCCCTGCGGGGGGCCCGGGTTGGGGAGCGAGGGGATCGCGTCCCGTGGCAGATTGCGCCGGATCTGGTCGCAGGGCACGAGGCAGTCGCCATCGCTGCGGATCACCGCGTCGCGGACCGCCGCGTCGCGGCCCCAGATCTCCGAGCCCGGATGGAACACCGACCAGGCGAACCAGAACGCGCTCGTCTTCGCCAGATGCGGGAGGCGGACGCCGGCTTCGGCCAGCGGACCCTCGAAGGCCCACCCGTCGGCCGTGATCAGACTTCCGGACTCACGATCCCGCAGGACCCAGGTCCCGCTCGGGGGCGCCGGGATCTCCAGGTCGGTGCGGTGGGCATCGAGCGTGAAGTCGCCCGGTTCGTTCCGGACGGTGGGAAGCGTTCCTTCGCTGTCGGTCACCGGTGGCAGGTCCACGTCGGGATCCGACGGAGACTCGGTCTCGGAACACCCTGCCGCGATCAGGACCAGCAGGGTCGAAAACAGAGCGGTCCGCGGCGCGCGCGAACGGATTCGGCGTCGGAGCATGGGATCGGGATCCTCGCGTCGGGTCGATCGGGGCGGACGCCGTGACTACGACGGGTCGTCCCGTCGTGTGACCGCGCCGAGACGCTTGCCCGACTCTTCGTGCGGAATCGGTGAATTCGGCCGACATGGCCGCACTTCCGTTTACGAAATCGTGATGGAACAACGGGATCGGTTGGACTGGGACATGGGCGCTCCTACCCTTCCGGGCGACGTCTCACCGCACCGCGCAGAGCACCGTCACCCGGATCCGTCGCGGAGCGGTCCTTCCCCCCTGGAGGCTCCATGGATGTCGTCCTGCTCTCGCGCATCCAGTTCGCTCTGACCATCGGCTTCCACTACTTCTATCCGCCCCTGAGCATCGGCCTCGGCCTGGTGCTGGTGATGATGGAAGGCATGTACCTGCGGACGGGCAATCCCCTCTACCACCAGCTCACCCGCTTCTGGGTGAGGATCTTCGGTCTCATCTTCGCCTTCGGCGTGGGCACGGGGATCGTCATGGAGTTCGAGTTCGGGACCAACTGGGCCGCCTACTCGCGCTACGTCGGCGACATCTTCGGCAGTCCCCTCGCGGCCGAGGGGATCTTCGCCTTCTTCCTCGAGTCGGGCTTTCTCGCCCTGCTCCTGTTCGGGTGGGATCGCATCAGCAAGAAGATGCACTTCTTCGCGACGTGTATGGTCGCCCTGGGCGCACACTTCAGTGCGATCTGGATCGTAGTGGCCAACAGCTGGATGCAGACCCCGGCCGGCTACCACATCGTCGAGACACCCGTCGGACCACGCGCCGAGATCACCAGCTTCTGGGAAGCGGTGCTCAACCCCTCGACGCTCGATCGCTTGTCGCACACCGTCATCGGCTGCTGGCAAGCGGGCGCCTTCTTCGTGATCTCGGTGGGGGCGTTCTACCTGCTGCGCCGTCAGCACCAGGAGTTCGCCAAGGCCTCGATGAAGGTCGCCTTCGTGGTGGCCATGGTGGCGTCGTTGCTGCAGCTGGTCACCGGCCACAGCAGCGCGCACACCGTGAGTGAGCACCAGCCGGCCAAGCTCGCCGCCTTCGAGGGCATCTACGAGACCCAGGACAACGCGGATCTCACGATCATGGGCTGGGTCGACGAGGCCAGCCAGGAGGTCCACGGGATCAAGATCCCGGGCATGCTGAGCTGGCTCATCGGATTCGACACCGCCACCGAGGTCCAGGGTCTGAACGACTGGCCCGAGGAGGACCGGCCACCCGTCCAGATCACCTTCCAGGCCTATCACTTCATGGTGGCCATCGGCATGTTGCTGATCCTGCTATCGTGGGTGGGGGGCATCATGGCCTGGCGGGACAAGCTGTTCCAGTACCGCTGGCTGCTGTGGATCCTGGTGTTCTCGGTGCTGTTGCCACAGGTCTCCAATCAGCTCGGGTGGGCCGCGGCCGAGATCGGACGGCAGCCGTGGATCGTCTACGAACTCATGCGCACGGCCGACGGGGTGAGTGACACCATCTCGGCGGGACACGTGCTGTTCTCGTTGATCCTGTTCACGCTGATCTACCTGGCGCTCTTCGTGGTGTTCATCGTCCTGCTCGACCAGAAGGTCAAGCACGGTCCGCTGGAGGAAGACATGCCCCGAACCGGGGAGCTGCGCTCATGAGTCCGGAATTCTACAACGTCGTCTGGTACGTTCTGGTGGGCGTGCTGCTCACCGGCTACGCGATCCTCGACGGTTTCGACCTGGGCGTGGGCGGCCTGCACCTGCTGGCACGTGGCGACCAGGAACGCCGGATCTTCCTGAACTCGATCGGGCCCTTCTGGGACGGCAACCAGGTGTGGTTGGTCACCGGCGGCGGTGCGCTCTTCGCAGCGTTTCCGCACGTCTACGCCACCGCTTTCAGTGGCTTCTACGTGGCGTTCATCCTGTTGCTGTTCACGCTGATCTTCCGCGGCGTGTCGATCCACGTGCGGAGTCTGCGTCCCGACAGTCCTTGGCGATCGTTCTGGGACTGGGCGTTCAGCATCTCCAGCCTGCTGGCCTC
The sequence above is a segment of the Candidatus Krumholzibacteriia bacterium genome. Coding sequences within it:
- a CDS encoding translocation/assembly module TamB domain-containing protein gives rise to the protein MPTDEPQVDPVAEPTPRPRRWRRVLRIAWRTLAVAFVLVVSIVVGVLAVPEARLALLERGLDAGLQALPGQASVRAQWPTLGRVELEDFRWRVDAQRVAEVDRAMVDLDLGALWDHDAVVRVVRLQGAWIDADRAEAAFAAAPADTAAEPAPSEPTEEVAVPWLRDGALAGLPSVAVDTLAVRDVEVISAAGSMMLHDLALGLDLRPGREQLGRVDLDVSIDEIGRVAGGVALAVTDSLRAHFDVWSWAPPGTSLAPRAEATGLDAVVPSDIVVRALRGDLVVVPAVLHGRLVERRPATVDLAARWRADGGVEAGLRVVLDDRPTWASPWVAAADSATAAVFERLLATWPADSVAYEIALDLRGRLDEAGVQLDRARVEGSLPGPAELVVGLPAPTWSRSELRLVARPRGDDAVDLVLDLGSTAWIDRGRVVALVRDTGAVSADTLDLRLPGLSVRGDGRWSPESIDVDLEVRAATSELEALVPSPPWGEVDAEVRADLQVAGALPLPRGELRIDGRASAPFAEVPDLRLRAEHDGDSVRASLDLPEGFTLEGDRFATPVRVGARGRLDLPEWSVRLTGTGPGLDLDLRAAADSTIAGEGSLVVDAGPLRDALPMALAEPLATSTLQRATLDLDAELDPDAESGRAGVGVDVRLEEGSLLLRASGDADLRGRARAQVDTLRVRWRDETIGTRRPMRFDLDTREPRYVLEELDLDGSLGTVRGAARVDSSGAQGDFEVALSVARDRLLEWAPDLEEIVPRTDRLGTTLTVDLSGTAADPRATIEGAARLDSDDDSRDVTLRWSTSYGADGDGAARLRAGLELTGGSTTWVQADAAVPLDLSLDPFSYALRPDDTFDLDVETPRLDLQRLTEFARAPVDVQGDLAMEMHAHGPLDALDVDGFVRSEKARAEFPDGGFLQTATSIVLTGTLLQPTVEGEVRVDGGLILLPAPPPALLPVEGESMLWAAIEADRTVAELRADRPVSPIDTLTLPLPDVAVSLNVPGGLRLRGHGLDVELRGRVDALVENGTPGIGGSLEVWRGRLDLLGRRFQVETGRVIFDPDQVEPDPRLDIRLATTIEGTRFTVDVTGTALEPQLRLGSEPEMPEGDIVASLLFGRPLDELDEGQSELLAQRTRQIAAAYGAAALSQQIGQRLGVDILSIEPAGDGGSASLVVGQYLSPDVIVQYEQVLEEGAAALIRLEYAMTRSIRLETVASQGEGSGVQIEWRKDY
- a CDS encoding transporter, translating into MDPTTLSARSVASLLVLVCLVPTTTHASAWTQPAGHLWWKVGASTSFADEKFANDQLDETKRFPDGSPVRAGDRIPFDFVTGGEYEFQRYALEAAYGVTDHLEVTATVPFLHTVFENDNDEVEPGTGFGDVVLGTAIGTRHGDRAAASLSLRWKIPTADVPRSVFAQPLGEGQHDLTVRAEAGWSLWPHGWLSATLGHRWRAANDELGFDPGNEWVLAAEWGWQLRPWLALVTRFDGLQGSPWTSRDFGIDQEIATRRLWSYAPALHIGLDRLGAPGTTLEVGASIALAGEDLPVSREFRIGLMSTLDLSRR
- a CDS encoding DUF3179 domain-containing (seleno)protein → MLRRRIRSRAPRTALFSTLLVLIAAGCSETESPSDPDVDLPPVTDSEGTLPTVRNEPGDFTLDAHRTDLEIPAPPSGTWVLRDRESGSLITADGWAFEGPLAEAGVRLPHLAKTSAFWFAWSVFHPGSEIWGRDAAVRDAVIRSDGDCLVPCDQIRRNLPRDAIPSLPNPGPPQGSPRFADAGSSDAAYLRPGDMVIGLFDGTEARAYPHNVLWWHEIVNDTFGGQPLSVSFCPLTGSALVFSASRSAFGVSGNLYNSNLVLYDHDTASLFSQMRREAVTGERRGEILEEVPFVETTWERWQQMHPGTKVIASSTGFSRDYTRYPYGDYRSDDRDTFSVTDPSPDPQFPGKALVTGVHVGDVSRVYVHSEVRETMGNRTAFRDEIGGLPVWVLYDSADTFLQIVHAGDPEFELDLEWTRLP
- a CDS encoding cytochrome ubiquinol oxidase subunit I, whose amino-acid sequence is MDVVLLSRIQFALTIGFHYFYPPLSIGLGLVLVMMEGMYLRTGNPLYHQLTRFWVRIFGLIFAFGVGTGIVMEFEFGTNWAAYSRYVGDIFGSPLAAEGIFAFFLESGFLALLLFGWDRISKKMHFFATCMVALGAHFSAIWIVVANSWMQTPAGYHIVETPVGPRAEITSFWEAVLNPSTLDRLSHTVIGCWQAGAFFVISVGAFYLLRRQHQEFAKASMKVAFVVAMVASLLQLVTGHSSAHTVSEHQPAKLAAFEGIYETQDNADLTIMGWVDEASQEVHGIKIPGMLSWLIGFDTATEVQGLNDWPEEDRPPVQITFQAYHFMVAIGMLLILLSWVGGIMAWRDKLFQYRWLLWILVFSVLLPQVSNQLGWAAAEIGRQPWIVYELMRTADGVSDTISAGHVLFSLILFTLIYLALFVVFIVLLDQKVKHGPLEEDMPRTGELRS